A genomic window from Slackia heliotrinireducens DSM 20476 includes:
- a CDS encoding zinc-ribbon domain-containing protein, which translates to MYCPHCGATLPDGSQFCGSCGKRLNVTATPAAMPAPKKKTPIVPILAGVLGAVIVIGVGVFAYQNFFAGIAINEENFPDKAVIKFVEKQDENDNGRLTSKEAGAVTKIDLSRDVDSDDTPATDLTGLDVFVNAKRIDVSGNELEGTVDFSGFAHLTKVDVSDNTGDLELVLPDGFDEADLETGDSSITYTIGDKTVRKIACSYVTEYVDISDKTDYEDSWYTAFTYPVLSCDAYSKHIDQLNEENRVAVQEAAERYLTDDVHINGDDGLYYLNSNIYVGHLDERAGVVSFVTDVYEIGARSAHGMTYRSGRIVDLSTGEELTAAEYLGISQDELDSMTQEACRTFVSLYGSDIYEPEIALDNFFSLIRDGSIPYLLLDEGVVAFAPDYALGSYAYGNHLIMVAPSADSTYAAGDEIFLECPDENSVIWTEEQ; encoded by the coding sequence ATGTATTGTCCCCATTGCGGAGCCACGTTGCCTGACGGGTCGCAGTTCTGCGGCTCCTGCGGCAAGCGCTTGAACGTTACCGCCACTCCGGCCGCCATGCCTGCGCCCAAGAAGAAGACGCCCATCGTGCCCATTCTCGCCGGAGTGCTGGGTGCGGTCATCGTCATCGGCGTCGGCGTGTTCGCATACCAGAACTTCTTCGCGGGCATTGCCATCAACGAGGAGAACTTCCCCGACAAGGCGGTCATCAAGTTCGTCGAGAAGCAGGACGAGAACGACAACGGCAGGCTGACCTCCAAAGAGGCGGGGGCCGTCACCAAGATCGACCTGTCCCGCGACGTCGACAGCGACGACACCCCCGCGACCGACCTGACAGGTCTGGACGTGTTCGTCAACGCGAAACGGATTGACGTCTCCGGCAACGAGCTGGAAGGCACCGTCGATTTCAGCGGGTTCGCGCATCTGACCAAGGTGGATGTGTCCGATAACACGGGCGACCTGGAACTGGTGCTTCCCGACGGGTTCGACGAGGCCGACCTGGAGACGGGCGATTCGTCGATCACCTACACCATCGGCGACAAGACGGTCCGCAAAATCGCGTGCTCGTATGTGACCGAATACGTCGACATTTCCGACAAGACCGACTACGAGGACTCGTGGTACACGGCGTTCACCTACCCCGTGCTGAGCTGCGACGCTTACAGCAAGCACATCGACCAGCTGAACGAAGAGAACCGGGTGGCGGTGCAGGAGGCTGCAGAGCGGTATCTGACCGATGACGTGCATATAAACGGCGACGACGGCCTTTATTACCTGAACAGCAACATTTACGTCGGTCATCTGGATGAGCGGGCGGGCGTCGTCAGCTTTGTGACGGACGTATACGAAATAGGCGCTCGATCCGCACACGGCATGACCTACCGATCGGGCCGCATCGTAGATTTGAGCACGGGCGAGGAACTGACCGCCGCCGAGTATTTGGGGATTTCCCAAGACGAACTCGACAGCATGACCCAGGAGGCCTGCCGCACGTTCGTCAGCCTGTACGGCTCCGACATCTATGAGCCTGAAATCGCCCTGGACAACTTCTTTAGCCTGATCAGGGACGGGTCGATACCGTACCTGCTGCTTGACGAAGGCGTCGTGGCGTTCGCGCCCGACTATGCCCTGGGCTCCTACGCATACGGCAACCACCTGATCATGGTCGCGCCCTCCGCCGACAGCACCTACGCCGCCGGCGACGAGATCTTCCTGGAGTGCCCCGACGAAAACAGCGTCATCTGGACCGAAGAGCAATAG
- a CDS encoding transposase, giving the protein MARSARQQSESGYHHVMMRGIGRQLLFENNDERNAFLDIVRRYRDAMNISVIAWCLMDNHIHLLLKDNEGNLSKAMQRIAVTFAQFHNKNADHVGHVFENRFKSKPIESDAQLLACLRYIHDNPAKAGICAADVYPWSSFREYVCGGELTDTDLVLDMLGGREAFLDFSHAAASAYDEPGKPMRMADEDAHTAMRTVLGEAGMYDLEYGSKEKRDAALRMLKGAGLTVRQIERLTGIGRSTIQRA; this is encoded by the coding sequence ATGGCGCGAAGCGCGCGTCAGCAGAGCGAAAGCGGATATCACCACGTAATGATGCGGGGGATAGGCCGACAGCTGCTTTTCGAAAACAATGACGAACGAAATGCGTTTCTGGACATCGTTCGGCGGTATCGCGACGCAATGAACATTTCCGTAATCGCCTGGTGCCTGATGGACAACCACATTCACCTTCTCTTGAAGGATAACGAAGGGAACCTGAGCAAGGCGATGCAGCGGATCGCAGTAACGTTTGCCCAGTTCCACAACAAGAACGCCGACCATGTGGGCCATGTTTTCGAGAACCGCTTCAAGAGCAAGCCGATCGAATCCGACGCGCAGCTGCTCGCGTGCCTTCGCTACATTCACGACAACCCAGCTAAGGCAGGCATATGTGCGGCCGATGTCTACCCGTGGAGCAGCTTTCGTGAATATGTTTGCGGGGGTGAGCTGACGGACACCGACCTTGTGCTTGACATGCTCGGCGGGCGGGAGGCATTTCTTGATTTTAGCCATGCGGCCGCCAGTGCGTACGACGAACCGGGCAAGCCGATGCGCATGGCCGACGAGGATGCTCATACGGCAATGCGTACCGTTCTTGGCGAAGCCGGTATGTATGACCTGGAATATGGCTCGAAGGAGAAAAGAGATGCGGCGCTGCGTATGTTGAAAGGAGCCGGCCTGACGGTGCGGCAAATCGAGCGCCTGACCGGCATAGGGCGCTCAACGATACAACGAGCGTGA